CGTCACGCTGCCCAACATCATGAAGGCCAAGAAGAAGACCCTGGACACCTTCACGCCCCAGGACCTGGGCGTGGATCCCGCTCCGCGGCTGAAGACGCTGAAGGTCACCGAGCCGCCCGCGCGCAAGGCGGGCGTCAAGGTGCCCGATGTGGCGACCTTGGTGGACAAACTGAAGAACGAAGCGAAGGTGGTCTGACTATGACGATTCTGGTTATTGCCGAACACGACAACGCCCAGTTGAAGGGCGCGACGCTGAATACCGTGGCAGCCGCCGCCAAGCTGGGCGGTGAGATCCATGTCCTGGTCGCAGGCAGCGGCGCGCAAGCGGTGGCCGACGAAGCGGCGCGCGCGGCGGGCGTGTCCAAGGTGCTGCTGGCCGATGCGCCGCACCTGGCCGATGGCCTGGCGGAAAACCTTTCGGCGCAGGTGCTGGCCGTGGCCCAGAACTACAGCCACATCCTGTTTCCGGCGACGGCCTCCGGCAAGAACGTTGCGCCGCGGGTCGCCGCCAAGCTCGACGTCGCCCAGATTTCCGATATTTCGGGCATCGAATCGGCGGACACCTTCCAGCGCCCGATCTATGCGGGCAACGCGATCGCCACCGTGCAGTCGGCCGATCCCATCAAGGTCATCACCGTCCGTACCACCGCGTTCGACGCCGCGCCGTCGCAAGGCGGATCGGCGCAGGTCGAGACCGTTGCGCCGGTAGCGGACGCCGGCATCTCGTCCTTCGTGGGCCGTGAAGTCGCCAAAAGCGATCGCCCCGAACTCGCCGGCGCACGCGTCGTCGTCTCCGGCGGCCGCGGCATGGGCAGCGCCGAAAACTTCAAGATCCTCGATCCTCTGGCCGACAAGCTCGGCGCCGCGCTGGGCGCGTCGCGCGCGGCGGTGGACGCCGGCTACGCCCCCAACGATTGGCAGGTCGGCCAGACCGGCAAGATCGTCGCCCCGCAACTCTACGTCGCGGTCGGCATCTCCGGCGCCATCCAGCACCTGGCCGGGATGAAGGACTCGAAGGTTATCGTCGCCATCAACAAGGACCCGGAAGCCCCCATCTTCGGCGTGGCCGATTACGGCCTGGTGGGAGACCTGTTCCAGGTCGTGCCGGAGCTCGCCAGCGCGCTCTGATCCGCGTCACGGGCGCGCGCTCGGAAGGCGCGAATTGACGGCCGTCCCGAAGGGACGGCCGTTTTGCTTTGAAGCGCCCCTGCAGCGCCGCATGCAAGACCATACAAGCCCTGATGGCGCTCCCCCGCCAAACTGGTATGGTCGACGGGCGGCTCGGATCCGGCCCTGTTGCCATCAGGGATGCGCAGGCCTGGATTGAAGTCCGCATTCATCCAGCGTTGAGCCAAACGACATTCACCTGCTTCGCAACAAAGGACGCCACGGGACCGGCTCCCCTGTGCGCCAGCGCTCCCGGAAGGGGAAAGCGCCAACCGCTCCGGGGTGGACTTTACTTCGCAAGAAGTAGGGCCCGACCGGGGACGCGCGGATCCGGCTCCGCCGGTCCGCCAGCGTCGCCCCCTGGGGGAAAGCGCGAAGCGCTTCGTGGGGACCTTATGTATCAAGCACCGCTGACGGACATCCGCTTCACCCTCAAGGAGCTGGCCGGCCTGGACGACGTGCTGGCCCTGCCCGGATACGATGAGGCGACGCCCGATCTCGTCGAAGCCGTCCTGCAGGAAAATGCGCGCTTCGTGGAGCAGGCGATCGCACCGCTGAATCGTGCAGGAGACCGGCAACCGCCGGTGTGGCGCGATGGCGCCGTCGCAACCAGTCCGGGCTACGCCGCCGCCTACGCGGACTACGCCGCGGGCGGCTGGCAGGGCTTGCAGCATCCGGTGTCCTGGGGCGGGCAGGGCCTGCCCAAGCTGGTGGCTGCTGTCGCCAACGAAACGATCAACTCGGCCTGCCTGTCGTTCTCGCTTTGTCCCCTGCTGACCGATGGCGTCATCGAAGCGCTTTTGACGGTGGGCAGCGAGTCGTTGCGCAATACCTACGTGCCGAATCTCGTGTCGGGCAAATGGACCGGCACGATGAACCTGACCGAGCCCCAGGCAGGATCGGATCTGGCCCAGGTGGCAATGCGCGCCGTCCCGCAGCAGGACGGGACATACCGGCTGTCCGGCCAGAAGATATTCATCACGTACGGCGAACACGACATGGCGGAAAACATCGTCCATCTCGTGCTGGCCCGTACGCCGGACGCGCCGGCGGGCGTGAAGGGGATTTCGCTGTTCGTGGTGCCCAAATTCCTGCCCGGAGACGGCGGACGGCTGGGGCCGCGCAACGACGTCTGGTGCGCGTCCATCGAACACAAGCTTGGCATCCACGGAAGCCCGACCGCCGTGCTGCTGTATGGCGCCGGCAAGGGCGAGGCGGGTGAGGGCGCGGTAGGGTACCTGGTCGGCGAAGAGAACCGCGGCCTGGAATACATGTTCATCATGATGAACGCTGCGCGCTTCGCGGTGGGGCAGCAGGGCGTGGCGGTGGCCGAGCGTGCGACGCAGCAGGCGTTCGCGTATGCACGCGATCGGATACAGGGACGTGCGGTGGAAGGCTCGCCCGGGCCGGTCGCCATTGCGCATCATCCGGATGTGCAGCGCATGCTGCTTACCATGCGCGCGTTGACGGAAGGCGGGCGGGCAATTTCGTATATGGCCGCCGCTGCGCGCGATACCGCCGCACATCATCCGGATGCTGGCACGCGCGATCGCCATCGCGCCCTGTACGAGCTCCTGGTGCCAGTGGTCAAGGGCTTCTGCACGGAGTCGGCGGTGGAAGTCGCCTCGCTGGGCATCCAGGTGCATGGCGGCACCGGCTATATCGAGGAGACCGGCGCGGCACAGCACTATCGCGACGCCCGCATCCTGCCCATCTACGAGGGAACGACGGCAATCCAGGCGAACGATCTGCTCGGACGCAAGTTGTTGCGAGACGGCGGCGCCACGGCAGCGCGCATCCAGCAGGACATGCAGGTCACATTGGCGGCCTTGGATGCGGCGGCCGGGCGAGCGCAAGGCGATGATGCGCAGGGGCTGCTTCTTTTGCGGACGAACCTGGCGACGGCGATGCAGGCCCAGCAGCAGGCGCTGGGTTTCATGGCGCGAACCGCGATGACGGACGTGCGGGCGGTGTTTGCCGGCAGCGTGCCGTTTTTGATGCTGACCGGAGTCCTGGTCGGCGGCTGGCAAATGGCGCGTGCGGCCGTCGCCTGCCAGCGGGAACTTGCGGATGCGGCGGGCGGCCGCTGGCCGCGGGAGTTCCTGCACAACAAGATGACGACGGCGGTTTTCTACGGCGCGCACATCCTGCCGCGTGCCGGCGCGTGGTCAAGCGCGATCCAGGCGGGCGGCGTCATCGAGGCATGCGTACGGCGTTCGGATATTGCATAAGGTTATATGCAATCCATACTTTCCGGCATTTCAGTTTGGTGTGAGAATTGGCCGACCCCCGAGGCGCTGGAGGGCTTTCCCCTCAAAGGCGCGCGCCTGCGGACCGGCGGAGCCGCGGGAAAGGCTCACCCCCGAAGCGCTGGCGCGCTTCCCCCTCAAGGGGGCGCGCCTGCGGACCGGCGGAGCCGCGGGATAGGCCCACCCCCGAAGCGCTGGCGCGCTTCCCCCTCAAGGGGGCGCGCCTGCGGACCGGCGGAGCCGGATCCGCGGCGCCCCGGTTATTGTCTGTTTTGGGAGGTGGTGGCATAGGGAGCTTCGGTGGTTAAGGAGCTTCGGTTTTTGGTCGTGGGCGACCGCGGCGGACGGGTGGGGCCGGGCGCCTAACGTTTTCGTTTATTTGAAAAAAGGACAGATCATGGGACAACTCCGTTTGGGCGATACCGCCCCCGATTTCGAACAGCAATCCTCCATCGGCCCTATCCGGTTTCATGAATACCTGGGTGACAGCTGGGGCGTTCTTTTTTCGCATCCTGCCGATTTCACCCCTGTGTGCACGACGGAACTGGGCTATACCGCCAAGTTGGCGGACGAATTCGCCAAGCGCAATGTGAAGGTGCTGGCCCTGTCCGTGGATCCCGTGGACTCGCACACCAAGTGGATCGAGGACATCAACGACACCCAGGGTACGACGGTCAACTTTCCGATCCTCGCCGACGAGGACCGCAAGGTGTCCGAGCTGTACGACATGATCCATCCGAACGCCAGCGCAACCGCCACGGTGCGTTCCGTGTTCATCATCGATCCCGCCAAAAAAGTGCGCCTGATCATCACGTACCCCGCCAGCACGGGGCGCAATTTCAACGAGATCCTGCGTGTCATCGATTCGCTGCAGCTGACCGACAGCCACAGCGTCGCCACGCCGGTGAACTGGCAGGACGGCGACGACGTCATCATCGTGCCGTCGCTGAAGGACGAGGAAGTGATCAAGCAGAAATTCCCGAAGGGCTATAAGGCCGTGCGGCCGTACCTGCGGATCACGCCGCAGCCCAATAAATAACCCGGCATCCGCGTGATCGACGCCCCCTTGCAAGGGGGCGTTTTTTTTTCGCGCCGCGCACGTCCGAATGGCCGGCACGGCGCCGTCGGCCGGTATTTCGAGATTGGGGGTTTCCGGTTCGCCTTATTGCGCCAGCGGAAATATACAAACAAGAACATCTTCGTTTGAGGCGTTGGCCGTTGCCTTCACAATGCGTCCTCATTGAACGGCGCTGCCTGATGCAGGCGCGCCGCCTGTCAACAGACGCGGTGAATGCGGGACGAAGGGCGATGGCGCACGATACGCAAAAACGGGAATTTCTGAAGCGGTCTTTCGGCCTGTTCGCGGCCGGTATCGGTTTGCCCGCGCTTGCCGCGACGGGTGCCGCACGCGCCGCGGGCCGGCCGGTCGAGCTGCTGAATGTCTCGTACGACCCGACCCGCGAGCTTTATGCGCAGTACAACCCCTTGTTCGCGAAGTACTGGAAGGCCAAGACCGGCCAGGACGTAACGATCAAGAATTCGCACGGAGGTTCGGGCAAGCAGGCGCGCAGCGTCATCGACGGCGTCGATGCCGACGTGGTGACGCTGGGCCTCGCGCCCGACGTGGAGGCGCTGGTCCAGCACGGCGGACTTATCCGGCCGGGATGGCAGGACCGCCTGCCCGACAATTCCTCGCCCTACACGTCCACCATCATCCTGTTGGTCCGCAAGGGAAACCCCAAGAACATCAAGGACTGGAACGATCTTGTCCGGTCTGGCGTGTCGGTCATCACACCCAATCCCAAGACCTCGGCGGGTGCGCGTTGGAATTACCTCGCCGCCTGGGAATACGCCCGCCGCCAGGGTGGCGAGGCTGCTGCGCGCGACTTCATCGGCAAACTATTCCGCAATGTTCCGGTGCTCGACTCCGGCGCTCGCGGCTCCACCATCACGTTCGCGCAGCGCGGCGTGGGCGACGTCCTGATTTCGTGGGAGAACGACGCTTTCCTGGCGTTCAAGGAATTCGGCCCAGGCGAGTTCGAAATCGTGGCGCCCAAACTCAGCATCCTCTGTGAGCCCACCGTGGCTGTGGTCGACAAGAACGTGGACCGCAAGGGCACGCGCGAGGTGGCGGAGGCCTATCTGCGCTATCTGTACTCCGAGGAAGCCCAGGACCTGATCGGGCGCAACTACTATCGCCCGATTTCCGCGCAGGCGAAAGCCAGGTACGCGTCGCAGTTTCCAAAGCTGGATCTGTTCACCATCCGCGACCTGGGCGGCTGGCCGGCCGTGGACAAGACCCACTTCGCCGACAACGGGGTATTCGACCAGATCTATGCCAAGTAGCGGTGGCGGTCCCGCACTGCGCGGCCTTGCCGCGCCCGGCGTCCAGACCCGGCAGCACGCGGGCCTGGGCGTGGTCGCGTCCGTCCTGCCGGGCCGCCGCAAGGGCCGTACGCCGCGCGTGCTGCCCGGTCTGAACCTGACGCTGGGCTACACGCTTTTCTACCTGGGCGCGTTGGTCCTGTTGCCGCTGTCCGCGCTGGTGATCAAGGCGGCCGGGCTCAGCTGGGACGCCTTCGTCGCGGCCGTGACCTCGCCGCGCGTCCTGTCCGCCTATCGCATTACCTTCGGCGCTGCGCTGATCGCCGCGGTGGTCAATCTGTTCTTCGGTCTGCTCGTCGCCTGGGTGCTCGTGCGCCATTCGTTCCCCGGCAAGCGCGTGCTGGATGCCCTGGTCGATCTGCCCTTCGCATTGCCTACGGCCGTGGCCGGCATATCGCTGGCCGCGCTGCTGGGGCCGCACGGATGGATCGGCCAATGGCTGGCGCCCCTGGGCATCAAGATTGCCTATACGCCCGCGGGAATCGTGGTGGCTCTGATATTCATCGGCATCCCTTTCGTCGTCCGCACCGTGCAGCCCGTGCTGGAGGATCTGGAGAAGTCGCTGGAAGAGGCGGCGGCCAGCCTGGGCGCGAGGCCCGTGCAGATCTTCCTGCGCGTGTTGCTGCCCGCCATCGCGCCCGCGCTGCTGACGGGGTTTGCGATGGCGTTCGCACGCGCGGTCGGCGAATACGGTTCTGTCATTTTCATCGCCGGCAACATGCCGATGGTTTCGGAAATCGCGCCGCTGCTTATCCTGGTCAAGCTCGAACAGTTCGACTACGCCGGCGCGGCCGCCATCGGTTCGGTGCTGCTCGGCCTGTCGTTCCTGATGCTGCTCGCCATCAATGGGTTGCAGGCGTGGCAGCGTCGCGCGCATGGAGGCGAGGCATGACGTCGCCCACGCCGAACCTGAACCGTGGCAACGCCGGTATCGCGCCCTGGCTCTTGATCGCGGGCGCCGTCGCCTTCCTGTCGCTATTCCTGATCCTGCCGCTTTGCGTGGTGTTCGCCGAGGCGCTGCGCAAAGGCGTCGCGGCCTACGTTTCCGCATTGACCGAGCCGGACTCCTGGTCGGCCATCGTGCTCACGGTGGTTACCGCGCTGATCTGCGTGCCCTTGAACATGGTGTTCGGGCTTGCGGCGGCATGGGCGATCGCCAAGCACGAGTTCCGCGGCAAGTCGCTGCTGATCACGTTGATCGATCTGCCTTTCTCGGTCTCGCCGGTGGTGGCCGGCGTCTCATACATCCTCGTGCTGGGCGCGCAGGGCTGGCTGGGTCCCTGGCTGCTGGCGCACGACCTGAAGATTGTCTTCGCCGTGCCGGGCATCGTCCTGGTCACGGCTTTCGTGACGCTGCCCTTGGTCGCCCGTGAGCTGATTCCCTTGATGCAGGCGCAGGGCAGCGAAGAGGAAGAAGCTGCCGTCGTGCTGGGAGCGAGCGGCTGGCGGACCTTCTGGCACGTGACGCTGCCCAACGTACGCTGGGGCCTGCTGTATGGCGTCATTCTGTGCAACGCCCGGGCCATGGGCGAGTTCGGCGCGGTATCGGTGGTGTCGGGGCACATCCGGGGCGTGACCAACACCATCCCCCTGCAGGTCGAGATTCTCTACAACGAGTACCAGATCCAGGCAGGCTTCGCGGTCGCGTCGCTTCTGGCCGTGCTGGCGCTCGTGACCTTGGTCATCAAAACCGTGGTGCAATGGCGGCACACGCGCGGGCTCGCGCGCGACGATGCTGCGGCGGATGTCATGCCGCGGCAAGCGGCGGCGGCGCCGGCACGCGCCTAGGCACGGGACAAGGAAAACCTATGGATATCGAAATCAAATCGGTCAACAAGCGCTTTGGGTCGTTCCAGGCGCTGCGCGATGTGAACCTGCACATCGATTCCGGCGAATTGGTGGCCTTGCTGGGGCCTTCCGGTTGCGGCAAGACGACCTTGCTGCGCATCATCGCGGGGCTGGAAACGCCGGACAGCGGCAGTATCTATTTCTTCGGCGAAGACAGCACCGGCGTGCACGTGCGCGAGCGGCAAGTGGGTTTCGTCTTCCAGCATTACGCGCTATTCCGTCACATGACCGTGTTCGAGAACGTCGCCTTCGGCCTGCGCATCAAGCCCCGGTCGCAACGTCCGAACGAAGCGGCCATCAAGGAGAAAGTCCATGCGCTGCTGAACCTGGTTCAGCTCGATTGGCTGGCGGACCGTTACCCGGGGCAGTTGTCGGGCGGCCAGCGCCAGCGCATCGCCCTGGCGCGCGCCCTGGCGGTGGAGCCTCGCGTGCTGCTGCTGGACGAGCCTTTCGGGGCGCTCGATGCCAAGGTGCGCAAGGAATTGCGACGCTGGCTGCGCCGGCTGCACGACGAACTGAACGTCGCCAGCGTCTTCGTGACGCACGACCAGGAAGAGGCCCTGGAGGTAGCGGATCGCGTGGTGGTGATGAACGCCGGGCGCATCGAGCAGGTGGGCACGCCGGGCGAAGTCTGGACGCATCCGGCCACGCCTTTCGTGTACGGCTTCCTTGGCGATGTGAACCAGATCGAAGGCTATGCCGCCGGCGGGCAGTGGCGCGCCAGCGGCATTTCGCTGCCCGCGCCGACGTTCGACGGCCTGGATGAACAGCGCGCCGTGGCATACGTGCGTCCCCACGAACTCGAGGTCGTGCCCTTCGCACCGGCGTCCGAGGGCATCGCCGTGAAGCTGAACCATGCCTACCTGGCGGGGCCCAGCGCGTACCTTGAGCTGCAGCGCGAAGATGGCGCGCTGCTCGAGGCCCAGTTGCCCGAAGAGGATTACCGCGGCATGAATCTGCGCGAAGGCGCGATGCTGCTCGCCCGCCCGCGCCGCGGACGGATTTTCCGGGTATAGCGAGTGATTGGATGACCGATTGGATATGAACAGTACCGAACCCGATTCCGCCGTTGCGTCCGCCGTCGCCACCCGGTGGGCCGAGCTGTTGCGCGTGCTGGCCGATATCGCGGCCCG
The sequence above is a segment of the Bordetella genomosp. 9 genome. Coding sequences within it:
- the cysT gene encoding sulfate ABC transporter permease subunit CysT, with product MPSSGGGPALRGLAAPGVQTRQHAGLGVVASVLPGRRKGRTPRVLPGLNLTLGYTLFYLGALVLLPLSALVIKAAGLSWDAFVAAVTSPRVLSAYRITFGAALIAAVVNLFFGLLVAWVLVRHSFPGKRVLDALVDLPFALPTAVAGISLAALLGPHGWIGQWLAPLGIKIAYTPAGIVVALIFIGIPFVVRTVQPVLEDLEKSLEEAAASLGARPVQIFLRVLLPAIAPALLTGFAMAFARAVGEYGSVIFIAGNMPMVSEIAPLLILVKLEQFDYAGAAAIGSVLLGLSFLMLLAINGLQAWQRRAHGGEA
- a CDS encoding sulfate/molybdate ABC transporter ATP-binding protein — translated: MDIEIKSVNKRFGSFQALRDVNLHIDSGELVALLGPSGCGKTTLLRIIAGLETPDSGSIYFFGEDSTGVHVRERQVGFVFQHYALFRHMTVFENVAFGLRIKPRSQRPNEAAIKEKVHALLNLVQLDWLADRYPGQLSGGQRQRIALARALAVEPRVLLLDEPFGALDAKVRKELRRWLRRLHDELNVASVFVTHDQEEALEVADRVVVMNAGRIEQVGTPGEVWTHPATPFVYGFLGDVNQIEGYAAGGQWRASGISLPAPTFDGLDEQRAVAYVRPHELEVVPFAPASEGIAVKLNHAYLAGPSAYLELQREDGALLEAQLPEEDYRGMNLREGAMLLARPRRGRIFRV
- a CDS encoding acyl-CoA dehydrogenase, whose product is MYQAPLTDIRFTLKELAGLDDVLALPGYDEATPDLVEAVLQENARFVEQAIAPLNRAGDRQPPVWRDGAVATSPGYAAAYADYAAGGWQGLQHPVSWGGQGLPKLVAAVANETINSACLSFSLCPLLTDGVIEALLTVGSESLRNTYVPNLVSGKWTGTMNLTEPQAGSDLAQVAMRAVPQQDGTYRLSGQKIFITYGEHDMAENIVHLVLARTPDAPAGVKGISLFVVPKFLPGDGGRLGPRNDVWCASIEHKLGIHGSPTAVLLYGAGKGEAGEGAVGYLVGEENRGLEYMFIMMNAARFAVGQQGVAVAERATQQAFAYARDRIQGRAVEGSPGPVAIAHHPDVQRMLLTMRALTEGGRAISYMAAAARDTAAHHPDAGTRDRHRALYELLVPVVKGFCTESAVEVASLGIQVHGGTGYIEETGAAQHYRDARILPIYEGTTAIQANDLLGRKLLRDGGATAARIQQDMQVTLAALDAAAGRAQGDDAQGLLLLRTNLATAMQAQQQALGFMARTAMTDVRAVFAGSVPFLMLTGVLVGGWQMARAAVACQRELADAAGGRWPREFLHNKMTTAVFYGAHILPRAGAWSSAIQAGGVIEACVRRSDIA
- a CDS encoding sulfate ABC transporter substrate-binding protein, yielding MAHDTQKREFLKRSFGLFAAGIGLPALAATGAARAAGRPVELLNVSYDPTRELYAQYNPLFAKYWKAKTGQDVTIKNSHGGSGKQARSVIDGVDADVVTLGLAPDVEALVQHGGLIRPGWQDRLPDNSSPYTSTIILLVRKGNPKNIKDWNDLVRSGVSVITPNPKTSAGARWNYLAAWEYARRQGGEAAARDFIGKLFRNVPVLDSGARGSTITFAQRGVGDVLISWENDAFLAFKEFGPGEFEIVAPKLSILCEPTVAVVDKNVDRKGTREVAEAYLRYLYSEEAQDLIGRNYYRPISAQAKARYASQFPKLDLFTIRDLGGWPAVDKTHFADNGVFDQIYAK
- the cysW gene encoding sulfate ABC transporter permease subunit CysW — encoded protein: MTSPTPNLNRGNAGIAPWLLIAGAVAFLSLFLILPLCVVFAEALRKGVAAYVSALTEPDSWSAIVLTVVTALICVPLNMVFGLAAAWAIAKHEFRGKSLLITLIDLPFSVSPVVAGVSYILVLGAQGWLGPWLLAHDLKIVFAVPGIVLVTAFVTLPLVARELIPLMQAQGSEEEEAAVVLGASGWRTFWHVTLPNVRWGLLYGVILCNARAMGEFGAVSVVSGHIRGVTNTIPLQVEILYNEYQIQAGFAVASLLAVLALVTLVIKTVVQWRHTRGLARDDAAADVMPRQAAAAPARA
- a CDS encoding peroxiredoxin; protein product: MGQLRLGDTAPDFEQQSSIGPIRFHEYLGDSWGVLFSHPADFTPVCTTELGYTAKLADEFAKRNVKVLALSVDPVDSHTKWIEDINDTQGTTVNFPILADEDRKVSELYDMIHPNASATATVRSVFIIDPAKKVRLIITYPASTGRNFNEILRVIDSLQLTDSHSVATPVNWQDGDDVIIVPSLKDEEVIKQKFPKGYKAVRPYLRITPQPNK
- a CDS encoding electron transfer flavoprotein subunit alpha/FixB family protein, with product MTILVIAEHDNAQLKGATLNTVAAAAKLGGEIHVLVAGSGAQAVADEAARAAGVSKVLLADAPHLADGLAENLSAQVLAVAQNYSHILFPATASGKNVAPRVAAKLDVAQISDISGIESADTFQRPIYAGNAIATVQSADPIKVITVRTTAFDAAPSQGGSAQVETVAPVADAGISSFVGREVAKSDRPELAGARVVVSGGRGMGSAENFKILDPLADKLGAALGASRAAVDAGYAPNDWQVGQTGKIVAPQLYVAVGISGAIQHLAGMKDSKVIVAINKDPEAPIFGVADYGLVGDLFQVVPELASAL